A region from the Algoriphagus machipongonensis genome encodes:
- a CDS encoding DUF6807 domain-containing protein has translation MIIKRIFLLAFVLLSLPSIGFSQKVTLEETEKGIDFMLGDQRVLTYQTAIEPVPEGVQSDYAKSGFIHPLASPSGEVLTRIQPKDHYHHYGIWGPWTRASIGGREVDFWNLADKKGRVDFDQVIAKKEAGGVAEITVRQKHLDLKAPESERLAISEDLTIKVMPVDKNRYLVDYTSNFTTPLKDGVLLDAYRYGGGLGFRATEVWGSDNSTVLTSEGKDRKTADGTDAKWVLIQGESSAPEGKSGILILCHNTNKAFPEPLRVWPEENYNRKGNLFVEFTPIRHESWEILPNKRHTLKYRMIVFDGDLSADEAENYWRAFVK, from the coding sequence ATGATTATCAAAAGAATATTTCTACTAGCTTTTGTACTCTTAAGTCTTCCATCCATTGGTTTTTCTCAAAAAGTTACTTTAGAAGAAACTGAAAAAGGAATTGACTTTATGTTAGGAGACCAGCGCGTATTAACCTATCAAACTGCTATAGAGCCAGTTCCAGAGGGGGTTCAGTCAGATTATGCAAAATCTGGTTTTATTCATCCTCTAGCTTCTCCTTCAGGAGAGGTCTTGACTCGTATTCAGCCAAAGGATCATTACCATCATTATGGAATTTGGGGACCCTGGACCCGAGCAAGCATAGGTGGTAGAGAGGTTGATTTTTGGAATTTAGCAGATAAAAAAGGCAGAGTTGATTTTGACCAGGTGATAGCAAAGAAGGAAGCCGGAGGAGTGGCAGAAATCACTGTTAGGCAAAAACACTTGGATCTGAAAGCACCTGAATCCGAAAGATTAGCCATCTCAGAAGATCTGACTATTAAAGTCATGCCAGTAGATAAAAATAGATATTTGGTAGATTACACTTCAAATTTCACGACTCCCTTAAAAGATGGGGTTTTGCTTGATGCCTATCGATATGGTGGTGGCTTAGGATTTCGAGCCACTGAAGTATGGGGATCTGATAATAGTACCGTTTTGACATCGGAAGGAAAAGATAGAAAAACCGCTGATGGAACAGATGCAAAATGGGTTTTGATTCAAGGCGAATCTTCAGCCCCGGAAGGCAAGAGTGGAATTTTGATCCTGTGTCACAATACGAATAAGGCATTCCCAGAACCTCTGAGAGTTTGGCCTGAAGAAAATTATAACAGAAAAGGAAATCTCTTTGTAGAGTTTACGCCCATCAGACACGAGTCTTGGGAAATTTTACCCAACAAAAGGCACACTCTGAAATATCGGATGATTGTATTTGATGGTGACCTCTCGGCTGATGAGGCAGAGAACTATTGGAGAGCATTCGTGAAATAA
- a CDS encoding Gfo/Idh/MocA family protein, whose product MKRRKFIKNAGLATAAFGIPTIVPASVFGKNAPSNQIQIGQIGCGRIARDHDMPGTWRHAQARYIAVSDLDSNRMMDGKKLLEDHYANNPDTAKGEIKQYGDFREMLLNSEIDAVVISTPDHWHAQPAMQAALAGKHVYLQKPTSLTIKEGRQLADVVKKTGVKLQLGTQQRSSEQFRIAAELVRNGRIGKIHTVKIGLPGDPSGPDAPEMPIPKNLNYDMWLGSTPEMPYTEIGVHPQEGYGRPGWLRLNQFGAGMITGWGQHHFDSAAWGMDTELTGPRYIQAVADFPKSGLWNVHGDFMVKAEYDNGITMLTSGGYPNGIRYEGSDGWIWVSRGNYVASASDPVDLDNSAKALDASDPALLKSVIGPNEIHLQKSDEHHGNWLGAIQGENELLSPVEIGHRSCSVCLVSHIAMQLGRKLEWDPVTERFINDEEANTYLSREQRAPYGTNYVKV is encoded by the coding sequence ATGAAAAGAAGAAAATTTATTAAAAATGCAGGATTGGCAACTGCCGCTTTTGGTATCCCCACCATTGTTCCTGCCTCTGTTTTTGGGAAAAATGCGCCCAGTAATCAAATTCAAATCGGACAAATTGGTTGTGGTAGAATAGCCAGAGATCATGATATGCCTGGCACTTGGAGGCATGCTCAAGCACGATATATTGCCGTTTCTGATTTGGATAGTAATCGGATGATGGATGGAAAAAAATTGCTGGAAGACCATTATGCAAATAACCCGGATACGGCAAAAGGAGAAATCAAACAGTACGGAGATTTTAGAGAAATGCTTCTGAATAGTGAGATCGATGCGGTGGTTATCAGTACTCCAGATCATTGGCATGCTCAACCGGCTATGCAAGCTGCATTGGCGGGAAAACACGTGTATTTACAAAAACCAACTTCTCTTACCATTAAAGAAGGTAGACAGCTGGCGGATGTAGTGAAGAAAACCGGGGTTAAACTCCAATTGGGGACCCAACAAAGGTCCAGTGAGCAATTTAGAATTGCAGCTGAGCTGGTAAGAAATGGAAGAATTGGAAAAATACATACGGTGAAAATAGGGTTGCCAGGCGATCCTTCTGGCCCAGATGCTCCAGAAATGCCAATTCCAAAAAATTTGAATTACGATATGTGGCTGGGATCTACCCCAGAAATGCCTTACACTGAAATTGGTGTACATCCGCAAGAAGGATACGGTCGCCCAGGTTGGTTGAGATTGAATCAATTTGGAGCCGGAATGATCACTGGCTGGGGGCAACATCATTTTGATTCTGCAGCATGGGGAATGGATACGGAATTGACAGGCCCTAGGTATATTCAAGCAGTGGCTGATTTTCCAAAATCTGGCTTATGGAATGTTCATGGTGATTTTATGGTCAAAGCAGAATATGATAATGGAATTACCATGTTGACCAGTGGAGGATATCCTAACGGGATTCGATACGAAGGTTCTGATGGATGGATATGGGTGTCCAGAGGTAATTATGTAGCCTCAGCAAGTGACCCGGTTGATCTAGATAATAGTGCAAAAGCATTAGATGCCTCCGATCCAGCTTTACTAAAGTCTGTTATTGGGCCAAATGAAATTCATTTGCAGAAAAGTGATGAGCATCATGGAAATTGGTTGGGTGCTATCCAAGGAGAGAATGAATTACTTTCACCAGTAGAAATTGGCCATCGATCATGTTCTGTATGTTTGGTGAGTCATATTGCCATGCAGTTGGGTAGAAAATTAGAATGGGATCCAGTTACGGAGCGCTTTATTAATGACGAGGAGGCGAACACCTACTTGAGTCGTGAGCAACGAGCCCCTTATGGAACCAATTATGTCAAAGTATAA
- the trpF gene encoding phosphoribosylanthranilate isomerase: protein MALKTFVKISGITNLSDARYCAGMYVNLIGFALEENSEKFINPDQFKEITGWVSGLEFVGEFENASLENALEILKDYPEITWVEHTRIDDLVALRDAGYQVIYKKDLAEVRHMEIDVATKLKEEGIVFHITSNDDPLTESDIEVISKLSQTCEVILGAGLTAENVEEYTDTLHLKGIVLEGGEEIKPGLKDFDELADILEVLEIED, encoded by the coding sequence ATGGCCTTAAAAACTTTTGTAAAAATTAGTGGCATCACCAACCTTAGTGATGCTAGGTATTGTGCAGGGATGTACGTCAATTTAATAGGTTTTGCTTTAGAAGAAAATTCTGAAAAATTCATAAATCCTGACCAATTCAAAGAAATCACAGGATGGGTTTCAGGTTTAGAATTTGTAGGTGAATTTGAAAATGCCTCTTTAGAAAATGCACTTGAAATTTTAAAAGATTACCCTGAAATCACTTGGGTAGAACATACGAGAATCGATGATTTGGTAGCCCTGAGGGATGCTGGATACCAGGTAATTTATAAAAAAGACCTTGCTGAGGTCAGGCACATGGAAATTGATGTTGCCACAAAACTTAAAGAAGAGGGAATTGTTTTTCACATCACTTCTAATGATGATCCATTAACTGAAAGTGATATTGAAGTAATCAGCAAATTATCTCAAACCTGTGAAGTCATTTTAGGAGCAGGTTTGACTGCTGAGAACGTAGAGGAATACACCGACACCCTTCATCTGAAAGGAATCGTTTTAGAAGGAGGAGAAGAGATAAAACCAGGACTCAAAGACTTTGATGAGTTAGCCGATATTCTGGAAGTATTAGAGATAGAAGATTAA
- a CDS encoding aldo/keto reductase — protein sequence MKNLTFANGDKLPIIGLGTWKSKPGEVKQAVYWAIESGYRHIDCAAIYQNENEVGEGIAEAIKAGLVKREELFVTSKLWNNSHKYEDVKPALKTSLADLGLDYVDLYLIHWPISFKRGVGFPETRDDFYTYLDVPLSQTWEAMQAVKKEGLAKHIGVSNFNQEKLREIISLGGQIPEMNQVEMHPYLAQKELVRFCREKGILMTAYSPLGSPDSRNESHKNDPVLLKDPVIELIAKKHGASMGQILIAWSTARDIAVIPKSVNQGRIKENLAASKIKLDQNDLMELDDIGVDFRFINGKFFTGPQSPYKLSDLFE from the coding sequence ATGAAAAATTTAACTTTTGCAAATGGGGATAAACTCCCAATTATTGGATTAGGAACCTGGAAGAGCAAACCAGGCGAGGTGAAACAAGCGGTTTATTGGGCGATAGAATCTGGCTATAGACATATTGACTGTGCTGCCATTTATCAAAATGAAAATGAAGTCGGCGAAGGTATTGCTGAAGCTATTAAAGCTGGATTGGTAAAAAGAGAAGAGCTATTTGTGACTTCGAAACTTTGGAACAATTCTCATAAATACGAGGATGTGAAGCCTGCGTTGAAAACTTCTCTTGCTGACTTGGGGCTCGATTATGTCGATTTGTATTTAATCCATTGGCCGATTTCTTTTAAGAGAGGGGTAGGCTTTCCAGAAACTAGGGATGATTTTTACACCTATTTAGATGTTCCCTTATCCCAGACTTGGGAAGCCATGCAAGCGGTGAAAAAGGAAGGTCTTGCCAAGCACATTGGAGTTTCAAATTTCAATCAGGAAAAATTACGGGAGATAATCAGCTTAGGAGGACAAATTCCCGAAATGAATCAGGTGGAAATGCATCCGTATTTGGCTCAAAAGGAATTAGTACGGTTTTGTAGGGAGAAAGGAATATTAATGACTGCTTATTCTCCTCTTGGTTCTCCGGATTCAAGAAATGAAAGCCACAAGAATGATCCTGTATTGTTAAAAGACCCGGTAATAGAATTAATAGCTAAAAAACATGGAGCTAGTATGGGGCAAATTTTAATAGCTTGGTCTACTGCCCGAGACATAGCAGTCATCCCGAAATCAGTGAATCAAGGCAGAATCAAAGAAAACCTAGCTGCCTCAAAAATAAAATTAGATCAAAATGATTTGATGGAGCTAGATGATATTGGAGTAGATTTCCGTTTTATCAATGGTAAATTCTTCACTGGTCCTCAAAGCCCTTATAAACTTTCAGACTTATTTGAATAA
- the gyrA gene encoding DNA gyrase subunit A — translation MAEGENENIIPINIEEEMRGAYIDYSMSVIVSRALPDVRDGMKPVHRRILFGMQELGVLHNKPHKKSARIVGEVLGKYHPHGDSAVYDTMVRMAQPWSLRYQLVDGQGNFGSIDGDNPAAMRYTEARLKRIAEEMLVDINKDTVDYQFNFDDSLKEPVVLPAKVPALLLNGASGIAVGMATNMAPHNLGEVISGIIAYIENREITIPELMEYVIAPDFPTGGIIYGYNGVKAAFETGRGRIVMRGKANIETKDGGNKEMIVITEIPYLVNKASMVEKTAQLINEKKIDGISAIRDESDRSGMRIVYELKRDAIPSVILNNLYKHTQLQTSFSVNNVALVKGRPYTLNLKDLIVHYVDHRHEVVIRRTQYELKEAEKRAHILQGYLIALDHLDEVISLIRNSADPETARNGLIERFDLSEIQARAILDMRLQRLTGMEREKIIQEYKEIMALIEELKEILENEDKRMEIIKTELTEMKDRYADDRRTEIEHNAEDFSYEDMIPNEEVIITVSHQGYVKRTALTEYRTQGRGGVGSRGVSTKEDDFTEYLFTASTHNYLLIFTDQGKLFWLKAYAIPEGNKTSKGRPIQNLINIQSDDRIRSIIQVNDLNDADYINNHFLVMVTKKGVIKKTTLEQYSRPRTNGIIALNIREDDQLVNVKMTNGDQHIVIAAKSGRAIHFPETAVRPMGRTATGVKAITLTGQDDFVIGMVCASEDTATLLVVSENGYGKRSYLNEYRITNRGGKGVKAMNVTDKTGALVAIKEVTDADDLMIINKSGIIIRISMDTLRIMGRATQGVRLIKVGDSDQISSVEKITIEEVEEIEDIESSEASDSPDASDTANEAPETPGDEPND, via the coding sequence ATGGCCGAAGGAGAAAACGAGAATATCATACCCATTAATATTGAAGAGGAAATGCGTGGAGCCTACATCGATTATTCGATGTCGGTTATTGTTTCCAGGGCCCTTCCAGACGTCCGTGACGGGATGAAGCCAGTTCATAGAAGAATCCTGTTTGGGATGCAGGAACTAGGCGTATTACATAATAAACCACATAAAAAATCTGCAAGAATCGTCGGTGAAGTACTAGGTAAGTACCACCCACACGGTGATTCAGCTGTATACGACACCATGGTTCGTATGGCTCAACCTTGGTCTTTGCGTTACCAATTGGTTGATGGTCAAGGTAACTTTGGTTCCATCGATGGGGATAACCCCGCTGCGATGCGTTATACGGAGGCAAGACTGAAGCGTATTGCTGAGGAAATGCTGGTAGATATCAACAAGGACACTGTTGATTATCAATTCAACTTTGATGACTCCCTTAAAGAGCCTGTAGTATTACCTGCCAAAGTTCCTGCACTTTTATTGAATGGTGCTTCTGGGATTGCAGTAGGTATGGCTACAAATATGGCTCCCCACAATCTTGGTGAAGTTATTTCTGGGATTATTGCCTACATAGAAAATAGAGAGATTACTATTCCTGAGTTGATGGAGTATGTGATTGCACCTGATTTCCCAACTGGAGGTATAATCTATGGTTATAATGGTGTTAAAGCAGCCTTCGAAACCGGACGTGGCAGAATAGTCATGAGAGGTAAGGCCAATATTGAAACCAAAGACGGTGGTAATAAGGAGATGATTGTCATCACCGAGATTCCGTATTTGGTCAATAAGGCCAGCATGGTAGAGAAAACTGCCCAGTTGATCAATGAGAAGAAAATTGATGGGATTTCTGCCATTCGTGACGAGTCAGATCGATCTGGAATGAGGATCGTTTATGAACTCAAGAGAGATGCAATTCCTTCAGTAATCTTAAATAACTTATACAAGCATACACAGCTTCAAACTTCATTTTCTGTCAATAACGTAGCACTTGTCAAAGGAAGGCCTTATACGCTTAACCTGAAAGACTTGATTGTTCACTACGTTGATCACAGACATGAAGTAGTTATAAGAAGGACACAATACGAACTTAAGGAAGCAGAGAAAAGAGCCCATATTTTACAAGGTTATTTGATTGCCTTGGATCATTTGGATGAAGTAATTTCCTTGATTAGAAATTCTGCTGACCCAGAAACTGCCAGAAATGGTTTGATAGAAAGATTTGATTTGAGTGAAATTCAGGCAAGAGCGATTCTCGATATGAGATTACAGCGATTGACAGGAATGGAGCGAGAGAAAATCATCCAGGAGTATAAAGAAATCATGGCCTTGATTGAAGAATTGAAAGAGATTCTTGAAAACGAGGATAAGCGTATGGAAATCATTAAGACGGAACTGACTGAGATGAAAGACCGTTATGCTGATGACCGACGAACTGAAATCGAGCATAATGCAGAAGATTTCAGCTATGAGGATATGATTCCTAATGAGGAAGTGATTATTACCGTTTCTCATCAGGGATATGTGAAGCGAACTGCGCTTACAGAGTACAGAACTCAAGGTAGAGGAGGGGTAGGTTCACGTGGTGTTTCTACCAAAGAAGATGACTTTACAGAGTATCTATTTACTGCCTCCACTCATAATTACCTGTTGATCTTTACTGATCAGGGTAAATTATTCTGGCTTAAGGCCTATGCAATCCCAGAGGGAAATAAAACATCTAAAGGAAGACCTATACAAAACCTGATCAATATTCAGTCTGATGATAGAATACGTTCTATTATCCAAGTGAATGATCTCAATGATGCTGATTATATCAATAATCATTTCTTGGTCATGGTGACTAAAAAAGGGGTTATCAAAAAGACCACTTTGGAGCAATACAGTAGACCAAGAACAAATGGTATCATTGCGTTAAATATTCGTGAAGATGATCAATTGGTAAACGTAAAAATGACCAATGGTGATCAGCACATCGTTATTGCAGCCAAGTCAGGTAGAGCAATTCACTTCCCAGAAACTGCCGTTAGACCGATGGGTAGGACAGCTACAGGGGTGAAAGCAATTACTTTGACAGGTCAGGATGACTTTGTAATTGGCATGGTTTGTGCCTCTGAAGATACAGCAACCTTATTGGTGGTTTCAGAAAATGGATACGGAAAACGTTCCTATTTGAATGAATACAGAATTACCAATAGAGGAGGTAAAGGAGTGAAAGCTATGAATGTGACAGATAAAACTGGAGCATTGGTGGCGATCAAAGAAGTAACTGATGCTGATGATTTGATGATTATTAACAAATCGGGTATCATCATTCGGATTTCTATGGATACCCTTAGAATCATGGGTAGAGCCACTCAAGGAGTTCGTCTGATTAAAGTAGGTGATTCTGATCAAATATCATCCGTTGAAAAAATCACCATTGAAGAAGTGGAAGAAATAGAAGATATTGAATCTTCTGAGGCTTCTGATTCACCTGATGCTTCAGATACTGCAAACGAAGCTCCAGAGACACCTGGAGATGAACCAAATGATTAA
- the rpe gene encoding ribulose-phosphate 3-epimerase codes for MSLLIAPSILAADFANLQTEVEMLNSSSADYIHVDIMDGVFVPNISFGIPVTQAIKKHAEKPLDVHLMIVEPDRYLEAFRDAGADIISVHYEACPHLHRSLQAIKALGAKAGVAINPHTSIDLLKDVIQDIDLVCMMSVNPGFGGQKFIENTYDKIARLKDLILSKGASTKIEIDGGVNIQNAPKLIEAGADVLVAGSFVFNSPQPIETIKELKSIKTR; via the coding sequence ATGTCCCTTTTGATTGCCCCTTCAATTTTAGCAGCAGATTTTGCCAATCTTCAAACTGAAGTAGAAATGCTCAATTCCTCATCTGCTGACTATATTCATGTAGATATAATGGATGGAGTTTTTGTGCCTAATATTTCCTTTGGAATTCCTGTAACCCAGGCCATAAAAAAACATGCGGAAAAACCCTTGGATGTTCATTTGATGATTGTGGAACCCGACCGTTACTTGGAAGCATTCCGGGATGCAGGAGCGGATATTATTTCGGTTCATTATGAGGCATGTCCACATCTCCATAGGTCTTTGCAAGCCATCAAAGCATTGGGAGCAAAAGCTGGAGTGGCTATTAATCCTCATACTTCAATTGACCTCTTGAAAGACGTAATACAGGACATTGACTTGGTTTGTATGATGTCAGTAAATCCTGGTTTTGGTGGACAGAAATTTATTGAAAACACCTACGATAAAATAGCGAGACTTAAGGACCTGATTTTATCAAAAGGAGCTTCCACAAAAATCGAAATAGATGGGGGAGTAAATATTCAAAATGCTCCTAAATTAATTGAGGCTGGTGCGGATGTTTTGGTAGCAGGGAGTTTTGTGTTCAATTCGCCTCAACCTATAGAAACTATAAAAGAATTGAAATCTATAAAGACGAGATAG
- a CDS encoding S8 family serine peptidase, whose translation MGFYKFLLVAAFWLGVCSLSFAQDRYAVFFKYKPQDTFSLSEPGNFLSSKALIRRSREGVPIDSLDLPVAQKYIDELGEKAHYLLYPSKWLNALVLVTDEVGANEIEALPFVERVEMVALDYLPSPNARIGRRLFASASLKICLPLNHRKLGTNENPYDFQNSLLGIPDMHEAGFTGKGITVAVFDAGFPGTDEASALSHLFANNQIIKANNFVRPWSDNIFTANQHGTNVLSLIAANEEGILKSGAPDADYYLAITEEDATEYKIEEYNWVRAAEVADSLGVDIINSSVGYWDFDDPTMNYSLEDLDGKTTVIAQGANIAAQRGILIINSVGNYGPKESTLISPADSEMVIAVGAVDKNLEVSNFSSRGPTGDGRLKPDLTTYGNGVALIRSNGNLGYSNGTSFSAPQITALAAGLWQGKPEWTRAQLVENLFRSATQSEEKDNLLGFGIPNFRDAYYGEILAVTGEENFAWKLYPNPLAEDDLTIYFGQGLSAEFTLIDMNGKTLQSAVLLRNSPKDPFRTSLQGIKPGFYVVQMRDSRNIKRTKLFRQ comes from the coding sequence ATGGGATTTTATAAATTTTTATTAGTTGCAGCTTTTTGGTTAGGGGTATGTAGTTTATCCTTTGCACAAGATCGCTATGCTGTATTTTTCAAGTATAAGCCACAAGACACTTTCAGTCTTAGTGAGCCCGGCAATTTCTTGTCATCCAAGGCTTTAATTAGAAGGTCTAGGGAAGGAGTACCAATAGATTCTTTGGATTTACCGGTGGCACAAAAATACATCGATGAATTAGGAGAGAAAGCTCATTATTTACTGTATCCAAGTAAATGGTTGAATGCTTTGGTATTAGTTACAGATGAAGTTGGCGCTAATGAAATTGAGGCATTGCCTTTTGTTGAAAGAGTGGAAATGGTGGCGTTAGATTATTTGCCTAGCCCAAATGCCAGGATTGGAAGACGCTTGTTTGCTTCAGCTTCTTTGAAAATTTGCCTGCCTCTTAATCATAGGAAACTAGGCACCAATGAAAATCCTTATGATTTTCAAAATAGCTTGTTAGGGATTCCGGACATGCACGAAGCCGGTTTTACAGGAAAAGGAATTACGGTAGCAGTTTTTGATGCTGGTTTCCCTGGGACCGATGAAGCATCAGCTTTATCACATTTATTTGCAAACAATCAGATTATCAAAGCAAATAATTTTGTGAGGCCATGGTCTGATAACATTTTTACTGCCAATCAACATGGAACTAATGTCCTTTCCTTAATCGCCGCAAACGAAGAAGGAATATTGAAATCCGGCGCACCAGATGCTGATTATTATTTGGCGATCACTGAGGAAGATGCTACAGAATATAAAATCGAAGAATACAATTGGGTGAGAGCTGCCGAAGTAGCCGACAGTCTTGGTGTGGATATTATTAATAGCTCGGTAGGCTATTGGGATTTTGATGATCCTACGATGAATTATTCTTTAGAGGATTTGGATGGTAAAACAACAGTCATTGCTCAGGGAGCTAATATTGCAGCCCAGCGAGGAATCTTGATCATCAATAGTGTCGGCAATTACGGGCCAAAAGAATCGACATTGATTAGCCCGGCAGATTCGGAAATGGTAATAGCTGTAGGAGCAGTAGATAAAAACTTGGAAGTTTCCAATTTCTCTTCCCGAGGACCTACAGGAGATGGTAGGTTAAAGCCTGATCTCACGACCTATGGAAATGGAGTTGCATTAATTCGTTCGAATGGAAATCTAGGCTATTCCAACGGAACTTCTTTTTCAGCACCTCAAATTACTGCATTGGCTGCCGGTTTATGGCAAGGAAAACCAGAATGGACACGAGCTCAGCTGGTTGAAAACTTATTTAGAAGTGCTACTCAGTCTGAGGAAAAAGATAATTTATTGGGTTTTGGTATCCCAAATTTCAGAGATGCCTATTATGGTGAGATCTTAGCTGTTACAGGGGAAGAAAATTTTGCTTGGAAACTATATCCAAACCCATTGGCAGAGGATGACTTAACCATTTATTTTGGTCAAGGCCTTAGCGCAGAATTCACTTTGATAGACATGAACGGAAAGACGCTGCAGTCTGCAGTATTATTAAGAAATAGCCCGAAAGATCCATTCAGAACCTCATTGCAGGGAATAAAACCGGGCTTCTATGTCGTACAGATGCGCGATTCTAGAAACATTAAACGAACGAAACTCTTTAGACAATAA
- a CDS encoding putative oxidoreductase C-terminal domain-containing protein has translation MSKYKMRKNIVTRMAASIIAAFLFQFCNSPKEGQMTEDQSKAAIQIVSLDPGHFHAGLIHKSMYPEVDSTIHVYAPEGEELRDYLKRIAGYNERAEDPTAWNIEIYTGDDFLQEMIRQKAGNVMVVAGKNDRKIDYILAALENDINVYADKPLVINPEGFQKLKKAFAIAEQKDLLFYDIMTERFEISTILQRELSMIPEVFGTIEKGTLENPAITKESVHHFFKYVSGAPLIRPEWFFDTEIEGSGLVDVTTHLVDLVQWEVFPEKALDTADVEMLEAELLPTSLNYEQYELVTRKKPPFENGETLDVMANGEMNYTLKGVHAKVSVKWAYQAPEGTADTHYSIMRGSKANLIIRQGANESYKPVLYVKLLEDQAEALEKAVLTDLQGKYPGIGLTKLETGEYKIEVPSSYSVGHEAHFAQVTENYLKYFKAGELPDWEVPNMIVKYYTTTQAFAAAQ, from the coding sequence ATGTCAAAGTATAAAATGAGGAAGAACATAGTAACGAGAATGGCAGCTTCAATTATAGCTGCCTTCCTTTTTCAATTCTGTAATTCGCCAAAAGAGGGACAGATGACTGAAGATCAATCAAAGGCTGCAATCCAGATTGTAAGTTTGGACCCAGGGCATTTTCATGCTGGGTTGATTCATAAAAGTATGTATCCAGAGGTGGATTCCACGATACATGTTTATGCACCGGAAGGAGAAGAGTTAAGGGATTATTTAAAAAGAATCGCTGGTTATAATGAGCGTGCTGAGGATCCTACCGCATGGAATATTGAAATCTATACTGGAGATGATTTTCTTCAGGAAATGATTCGTCAAAAAGCCGGAAATGTCATGGTTGTGGCAGGAAAAAATGATCGAAAGATTGATTACATACTAGCTGCTTTAGAAAATGACATAAATGTATACGCTGATAAACCTTTGGTGATCAATCCTGAAGGATTCCAGAAGTTAAAAAAAGCTTTTGCTATCGCTGAACAAAAGGACCTGCTCTTTTATGATATCATGACGGAGCGATTTGAGATTTCTACCATTTTGCAAAGAGAACTTTCAATGATTCCAGAGGTTTTTGGGACTATTGAAAAGGGTACTTTAGAAAATCCAGCGATCACAAAAGAGTCGGTGCATCATTTTTTTAAATATGTCTCAGGAGCTCCTTTGATTAGACCTGAGTGGTTTTTTGACACAGAAATAGAAGGTTCAGGTTTGGTAGATGTTACTACACATTTGGTGGATCTGGTTCAATGGGAAGTATTTCCTGAAAAGGCTTTGGACACTGCTGACGTTGAGATGCTAGAGGCAGAATTACTTCCTACTTCTTTAAACTATGAGCAGTATGAGTTGGTGACGCGGAAAAAGCCACCATTTGAAAATGGAGAGACTTTGGATGTAATGGCCAATGGAGAAATGAACTATACTCTAAAAGGGGTTCATGCTAAAGTCTCTGTAAAATGGGCTTATCAAGCTCCAGAAGGGACTGCAGATACACATTATAGCATCATGCGTGGCAGCAAAGCTAATTTGATTATTAGACAAGGGGCCAACGAGAGTTACAAGCCTGTGCTTTATGTAAAATTATTAGAGGATCAAGCGGAAGCTTTAGAAAAGGCTGTGCTGACAGACCTCCAAGGAAAATATCCTGGGATTGGATTAACTAAACTTGAAACAGGGGAGTATAAAATTGAAGTTCCTTCCTCTTATTCTGTTGGTCATGAAGCACATTTTGCGCAAGTCACAGAGAATTATCTCAAATACTTTAAAGCTGGAGAATTGCCAGACTGGGAGGTTCCTAATATGATTGTCAAATATTATACGACCACTCAAGCATTTGCAGCAGCTCAATAA